GAGACGGAAAAACGGGAAGCAGCGGAGACCCCGCGCAGCACGGCAGCGTAAACGCGGCGGGTGGCGCATCCTTCGAGACGCCCGCCAAAGCGGGATAGTTGCTGTTTGCTCCGTCATTCCGGGGCGCGCCTCTTGGCGCGAGCCCGGAATCCATACTCACGATGGTGGTTATGGATCCCGGGCTCGCGACTTCGTCGCGCCCCGGGATGACGACTTATTGTCTTGTTGGGCTGCCGCTCAGTTGGCGGCGCGGCGCAGGAAGGCGGGGATGTCGAGAATGCTTTCGTCGGCCATATTGCGCGGGGATGATCGGCCGTAGGGATCGAGCGATTGCTGAGCCGCCTGGCGCGCATAGTCCGGATTCGGCCTTGCCGGTGGCCCCACGGGGTTATGCGGCTGCGGGCGGAGCGGCGGGCTTTCCACCTGCGGCAGGGTCGCACTGCGCTCGATGCGATCGGCGATGCGGCGGCTGTCGTTGCGCAGCCGGCCGGCAAGCTGCGTGAGCGCGGTTTCCACCGCGGGCGCCTGCTGCGCCGGGTCGACATTGTCGATCCCGGTCGCCACCACCGAGACGCGGACGATGCCTTCGAGGCTTTCATCGAACGAGGCGCCGACGATGATGTTGGCGTCCGGATCGGCCTCGTCGCGAATCCGGGTGGCGGCTTCGTCGACCTCGTACAGCATGAGATCCTTGCCGCCGGTGATGGAGATGATGAGGCCGCTGGCGCGCTTGATCGAGGGGTTCTCGATCAATGGATTGGAGATGGCCGCCACGGCGGCCGCGAGCACGCGTTTCTCGCCGGACGCCTCGCCCCGTCCCATCATGGCCTTGCCCTTCTCGCGCATCACGGAGAGAACGTCGGCGAAATCGAGATTGATCAGGCCTTCCTTGACGATGAGGTCGCTGATGCAGGCCACGCCCGAATAGAGCACCTGGTCGGCAAGGGCAAAGGCATCGGCGAACGTGGTCTTCGCGCTGGCGACGCGGAACAGATTCTGGTTCGGGATGATCAGGAGGGTGTCGACCGTCTTCAGCAGTTCCTCGATGCCGGCTTCGGCAAAGCGCATGCGGCGCTGGCCCTCGAAGTAGAACGGCTTGGTGACGACGCCGATGGTGAGGATGCCGAGCTCGCGCGCGGTCCTGGCGATGATCGGTGCAGCCCCGGTACCGGTGCCGCCGCCCATGCCGGCCGTCACGAACACCATGTGCGCGCCGGTCAGATGCTCGCGGATCGTATCGATGACCTCCTCGGCTGCGGCGCGTCCGAGTTCGGGCTGCGAGCCGGCGCCGAGGCCTGCGGTGACGTTGGTGCCGAGCTGGATCAGGCGCGTCGCCTTCGACATGGCAAGCGCCTGCGCGTCGGTATTGGCGACGACGAACTCGACCCCTTGCAGCCCGGCCGTGATCATGTTGTTGACGGCGTTGCCGCCGGCGCCGCCGACGCCGAACACGACGATGCGGGCTTTCATCTCGCGGATGTCGGTGATGCCAGTCATTCTGTCCTCGCGGTTGCTCCGGCGGCCGGGAATGGGGAAAGGTTCAAGTGCTACCTGCGCGCCGCGCGGTCTGCTTGCACGATCGAAGCGGCCAGATGTCCCAATCGATGCGCGGCCTGTCCCGCGATCCCGCCGCCAGGGCGGCGACCGGTCCGTAACTCCGCCACTTCGTCTTCCAGTCGTGCCGCCCACGCATTGGCTGCCGCCGTCTCGGCCGCCGCCTGCATCAGCTCGGCGGCCAGCCGATCGGCGCGCTCACGCTCGCGCTCGAACACGGCCCTGTAGGCGGTTGCGACGTCTTCGAGCCGCGCGACCTCCGCCTTGAGGGCCTCGATCTCCATAGCGTTTTCGAGCGAAGTGGATGCCGGTTCGCGCAAGGAAAACGCGTCTGGCTCCAACGCCTCGATCTTCGCCGTGGCGGCATCGATATGGCCCACCTCGCGGGCACGTCGCGGGCGGGGCGTGTAGCGAAGCTCGGACAAATCAACGCTGATCAGGGCCTTGCCGTCATCCGACTGCGAGCGCGGCCACCGGCGGCGTCGCGCCAGCGAACGCGCGGCCTCGCGCGAGATCTTGAGGTGGGCACCCAGATCGGCATACGTCAACAACGCAACGCACATCGGCACTTCTCCTGGAGCGAGCCGGGAAGGCATTTCGAGCTAATGATGGCTGGACGGTTACAGCAGGCTAGGCTGCGTTGGTTAACGGACGGTTAACGGGCGCGCAGTGGTGTTTACGGGTGCCCGTCACCGTGCCGACCCCGGGATCGCAGAACTCCATCTGACGCGGCTGCGTCCTGCCGGTCCTGCGCAGGCAGCGATAGAGCTTCAGGACGTTGGAGATGTTTTCCGAGATCTCGTTGCCGGTGCCGTCACAGCAGATGATGAGGTTTTTCGGCTCGGCCGTGCGGTCGGAACCGTGCGCGTGCTCCCGGTATACCCCTCGGATGATGCTACCGGGCGAGTATAGCGGAAAATGGGAGAGCATTGCCAATTTCATTAGCAAACGGCTGATTCAAATGAGAGAAGGCAGGCACGGACTTACATAAGGGCTAGCTTAGTCGTTAGTGACAGTCGTCCAAGCTTGCGTGTTGCAATCGTCACCGAGTGGAGGAAGTTCGTCTTTGTCATGAGGTGAACAATCTCTGACTGCGCATCGTTCGCAGCGGCATGCTCCTCCTGCTTCTTCTCGATAAACGGCTCGTAGTCCTCTGGATAAACGCCATCTCGCCCCAAATAGAAGATTGCCTCAATTTCAGCTAGCTTGGCGCCAGAGATCTTTTCTTGCACCGTCGAAATAACTTCGCTCCGAACCTTTTGCTTTTCTTTCATCTGTTTGATCCACGCGCGGTCAATGAAGCTAGGCAACGCCGCTTCCCCTTGTTGCGCCTTCGGATGGATTCGCCTCCACTGCTCAACTATCCAAAGAATCTCGTCGTCAGTGAGGTGAAGTAACTTGGTTTCCATTCCGAGGATGGCTTTAGTCTCACGCGCAGTCTGGATAACGTTCAAAGCTTCGCAGAATTGTCGGTTGGATAAATTAAATC
This is a stretch of genomic DNA from Bradyrhizobium sp. CB2312. It encodes these proteins:
- the ftsZ gene encoding cell division protein FtsZ, which produces MTGITDIREMKARIVVFGVGGAGGNAVNNMITAGLQGVEFVVANTDAQALAMSKATRLIQLGTNVTAGLGAGSQPELGRAAAEEVIDTIREHLTGAHMVFVTAGMGGGTGTGAAPIIARTARELGILTIGVVTKPFYFEGQRRMRFAEAGIEELLKTVDTLLIIPNQNLFRVASAKTTFADAFALADQVLYSGVACISDLIVKEGLINLDFADVLSVMREKGKAMMGRGEASGEKRVLAAAVAAISNPLIENPSIKRASGLIISITGGKDLMLYEVDEAATRIRDEADPDANIIVGASFDESLEGIVRVSVVATGIDNVDPAQQAPAVETALTQLAGRLRNDSRRIADRIERSATLPQVESPPLRPQPHNPVGPPARPNPDYARQAAQQSLDPYGRSSPRNMADESILDIPAFLRRAAN